The DNA region CCGTAGTGGCCGACGTTGGTGGGCACGCGCTCGGCCGGGAGGCCCATCGTGCGGGCCGTGCGCTCGACGGCGATGCGGTTGGCCTGGTGGAAGTCCCAGCGCTTGATCTTGTCGACGTCGAAGGCGTGTCCGACGACGGGCTGGATCCGGGTCGGCCAGTCCTCGACCATCCTCTCGAACGTGCGGCAGAGGATGGGGGTGAAGGAGCGGCCCACCGTCTGCGCCTCCATGAGGAAGAGGTGCTCGGTGAGGTTGTCGGCGCAGGTGGGGCTCGTCCCGCCTCCGGCGTCGTAGCGCACGATCGCGAGGTCGGGCTGGGTCTCGTACCAGGTGTGGACGAGACCACGGTCCCCCGACTTGCGCCCCGAGCGAAGGATCACGGCGCCGGCCCCGTCACCGAAGAGGGCGGGGCTGAGCCACGCCCACGGGTAGCGCCCCTGCATGTAGAACGGGATCGTGTCGCGGGTCAGGTAGCTGCTGGAGCAGTTGCTGGCCACGAGGAGGACCACGCCGTCGTCGCCGTTGCCCGCCAGCTCGCTGCGGGCCGAATGGAAGGCGGGAGCGAGGCCGGCGCAGCCCAGGTTGTGGTACATGAGGTGGGCATCGCGCCGCAGCCCCAGCGCGCTGGTCATGAAGCGCAGGTGGTCGTTGAAGTAGAGCGTGTCCGGCGTGCAGGAGACGTGCACGAGGGCGTCAACGTCCGCGGCCTCCAGCCCCGCATCCTCCAGGGCGCGCTTCGCCGCCCGTACCGCCAGATCGCCGTCGTAGATCCCACCCTCGGCGCGAGGCCGCTTGACGGCCGTGCTCATGTCGAGGTCGAAGGAGCGGGTGGAGATCCCCAGATTCCGCTCGAGCCACTCGGAGTGGACGGGCTTGCCGTTGGGCTTTGTCGGCCGGAGCCAGGCGAGGACCTCGTCGTTGCGGACGAGGGGCGTGCAGACAAATGAACCCGAACCGGCGATGAGGGAGGGACCGCTCACAGTGGCTCCCGTCTCCTAGTTTCTTGTGAACTCTTATTACACGTTTTCAGGCGACGATCAAGCGGGGCGCGCGATTCTGAGTCCGAAGTTCGCGGAAATGAGTCAGAGGTTCTCGAAAACGCCCTTCCCGAGGTACCGCTCGAAGCCATCGGCGAAAACGGTTACAACCGCAGCAGATGCGGGGAGGCTCTTCGCCACCTCGCGAGCCGCATGGGCGGCGGACCCGGACGAGCCCCCGACCAGCACGCCTTCGCTCCGAGCCAATTCTCGAACGGCGGCAAATGAGTCCTCGTCGCTGACGGTACGGATGTCGTCGACGAGCGACCGGTCCAGCGCCCCCGGCCAGAACGAGTTGCCGATGCCTTCGACCTTGTGTGGTCCTGCCGGGCCGCCGCCCCAGACCGACCCCCGCGGCTCCACCAGCACGGCCCGCGTCCGCGGCTCGCGCTCCTTGAAGTAGCGGGCGAGCCCGGTGAACGTCCCTCCGGTGCCGGCCCCGATCACGATCGCGTCGGGGCAGCGGCCGAGCTGATCCTCGATCTCGACCGCCGTCGTCCGGTAGTGGAAGTCGGGGTTCGCCGGGTTCTCGAACTGCTGAGGGACGTAGGCGCCGGGCAGCCCCGCCGCGATCTGCTGCGCCTTGGCGATGGCGCCTTGCATCCCGGCTTCGGTGGGCGTCAGGATCACCTCCGCACCCAGCACCTTCATGACCGCCGTCTTGGGTCCCACGAACTTCTCGGGGACGACCAGGATCACCCGGTACCCGCGGCTGATGCCGATGAGGGCCAGGCCCACCCCCGTGTTCCCGGCGGTGGGCTCGACGATCGTGGCCCCCGGCCGGAGCCGGCCCTCGGCCTCGGCCGCGTCCACCATCCCGAGCGCCGCCCGGTCCTTCACGCTGCCTCCCGGGTTCAGGAACTCGAGCTTGGCGTAGATCCCGGCCGCTCCGGGCGGGGTGTAGCGGTTCAGCCGCAGCAGCGGGGTGGCGCCAACCAGCTCGAGGACGCTCTGGGCCAGCGGGGGGGTCTGGGGGGACCGGAGAGTCCCCCCAGCTTGATGAGCGAGCGCGGATTTACTTCGCGCGAGCGATGGACCGGCGATCGCCGTGCGCGACGGGGATGGCTTGCGATGCGCCAAGGCGCCGCTCAGGAAGCCCGGCCGGTGCGGCTCAGGAACTCGCCGCACTCCTGGGACGGGAGCGGGCGGGAGAAGAGATATCCCTGCATTCGGTCGCAATGGCGGGCGGCGAGGAAGGCCAGCTGCTCCTGGGTCTCCACTCCCTCGGCCACCACCCGAAGCTTCAGGGTATGGGCGAGGGCGATGACGGCGGTGGCGATGGCGGCGTCGTCGGGATCGGAGGTGATGTCGCGAACGAAGGACTGGTCGATCTTCAGGGTGTCGATGGGGAGGCGCTTCAGGTAGCTCAGCGAGGAGTAGCCGATGCCGAAGTCGTCAATGGAGATCCGGACCCCCAGGGTCTTCAGCTCCCGAAGAGTGTGGATCGTCGCTTCCGCGTTCGACATGGCGTTGGTCTC from Candidatus Methylomirabilota bacterium includes:
- a CDS encoding 3-oxoacyl-[acyl-carrier-protein] synthase III C-terminal domain-containing protein translates to MSGPSLIAGSGSFVCTPLVRNDEVLAWLRPTKPNGKPVHSEWLERNLGISTRSFDLDMSTAVKRPRAEGGIYDGDLAVRAAKRALEDAGLEAADVDALVHVSCTPDTLYFNDHLRFMTSALGLRRDAHLMYHNLGCAGLAPAFHSARSELAGNGDDGVVLLVASNCSSSYLTRDTIPFYMQGRYPWAWLSPALFGDGAGAVILRSGRKSGDRGLVHTWYETQPDLAIVRYDAGGGTSPTCADNLTEHLFLMEAQTVGRSFTPILCRTFERMVEDWPTRIQPVVGHAFDVDKIKRWDFHQANRIAVERTARTMGLPAERVPTNVGHYGNTSAASTLLLFDEDRRSGAVKDGDIVVFLWIGAGNGAQYGYALVVA
- a CDS encoding cysteine synthase family protein, with the translated sequence MAQSVLELVGATPLLRLNRYTPPGAAGIYAKLEFLNPGGSVKDRAALGMVDAAEAEGRLRPGATIVEPTAGNTGVGLALIGISRGYRVILVVPEKFVGPKTAVMKVLGAEVILTPTEAGMQGAIAKAQQIAAGLPGAYVPQQFENPANPDFHYRTTAVEIEDQLGRCPDAIVIGAGTGGTFTGLARYFKEREPRTRAVLVEPRGSVWGGGPAGPHKVEGIGNSFWPGALDRSLVDDIRTVSDEDSFAAVRELARSEGVLVGGSSGSAAHAAREVAKSLPASAAVVTVFADGFERYLGKGVFENL
- a CDS encoding EAL domain-containing protein, with translation LLLPSEFIPVAEVTGLILPIGPWVLRTACARARVWQDLGHPHLTVAVNLSARQFQQPDLVAQVKRALEETGLAPRCLDLEITETNAMSNAEATIHTLRELKTLGVRISIDDFGIGYSSLSYLKRLPIDTLKIDQSFVRDITSDPDDAAIATAVIALAHTLKLRVVAEGVETQEQLAFLAARHCDRMQGYLFSRPLPSQECGEFLSRTGRAS